CTAGCGGAAGCGAGCGCGCTGCAGGTGGCCGAGGCCATCGAGCAGCACCTGGGCGCGGTGAGAATCGCTGCCCGGCTCGACCTCGCCCATGAGGCATCGAGTCCGGCATGGCAGCACGCCTACGTCCTGGTCACGGCCACCCATCTCGCCGGGCTCCTTGTCACCGTCGAAGACTGAGGGTGACCTCGGGCGGCGCGGACGCATCGAATCCGAGCACATGACCCCTACTCCGGGGTCGGCTTCGTGGTCGGGCCGACCACGGCGGGAAGACGCCCAGTCCCCGGAGAGTCACTTCTGCGACAGAGGCGGTGGCGGCTCGAGGCGCCACCGGCACGACCAGCGAAGGGTGAAACCGACCCCGCTGTGCGAGAGCACGCCCCGCGAACCGGGGCAAAAACCATCAGGATGCCGCTTCCGGGAGATGTTGTCTCATTGAGGCAACACGCAAATAACCTCTGAGGAGATCGCACCCACGCCCTGGGCTGAGGCGTGTAACGACTTCCTCAAGTCTCACCGAGCCGGACCTTCGTCATTGTTAGGTAAGCCTTGCCTGCTTTATGGTCTGTGCGCTTCCTTTGCACGTCAGACCGGAGTCCCCATGTCCAGCGGCAACATTGCCCTGCTCGGAGCCATCGCAGGCTTCACCATCTACCTCGGCCTCCCCCTCGGCCGCCTCCGCACGCCCACCCCCCGGCTCAAGGCCGGCTTGAACGCCGTTGCCATCGGCATCCTGATCTTCCTCGTCTGGGACGTGCTGACCCACGCCTGGGAGCCCATCGACGAGGCGCTCGCCAAACACACCTGGGGAACGGTGGCGTCCGGGGGCATCACCCTGGCCGCCGGCCTGACCATCGGACTCGCCGGGCTCGTCCACTACGACGGCTGGATCGCCCGCCGCCGCGAAGCCGCCGCCCCGCCCACGGGCCCCGGCGCCGCCGCCTCCGCCGAACTGGCGTCGAAGACCCGCAGCCAGGCAGGCTCACTCGCGCTGATGATCGCCACCGGCATCGGCCTGCACAACTTCGCCGAGGGCCTGGCCATCGGCAACTCCGCCGCCCAGGGCGAACTCTCCTTGGCCGTCCTGCTGATCACCGGCTTCGGCCTGCACAACGCCACCGAGGGTTTCGGCATCGTCGCCCCCCTGGCCGCCGAGGGTGAACGTCCGTCCTGGCC
This genomic interval from Streptomyces sp. NBC_00557 contains the following:
- a CDS encoding ZIP family metal transporter, producing the protein MSSGNIALLGAIAGFTIYLGLPLGRLRTPTPRLKAGLNAVAIGILIFLVWDVLTHAWEPIDEALAKHTWGTVASGGITLAAGLTIGLAGLVHYDGWIARRREAAAPPTGPGAAASAELASKTRSQAGSLALMIATGIGLHNFAEGLAIGNSAAQGELSLAVLLITGFGLHNATEGFGIVAPLAAEGERPSWPTLLWLGLIGGGPTFLGTLVGQHMVSDTLSIAFLGLAAGSILYVVIELLAVARKTGLKTLTTWCILLGLLLGFATDAIVTAAGA